A genomic window from Silene latifolia isolate original U9 population chromosome 11, ASM4854445v1, whole genome shotgun sequence includes:
- the LOC141613546 gene encoding uncharacterized protein LOC141613546 has protein sequence MTDWWQCGACYVRVAQSSLQSVITSPPFGGPVYHNSALITPTTVITQVIRQEHQTGNGLVSPTKSFVEAVSNSPGKSNTNDSDKNVIGRQEDPPGTGVNNNYYHHGGRVWIIWLPQVFHVKITHTSDQLITAHIDEITSGDSFLFTVVYGHNDDADRKSLWDQLKAIHDTYNGPWGVCGDFNSVLHFNQRIGREVQWAEIEDFRDCNLEDLRGQGAFFTWNNKQDPSSRHFFRLDRFLVNPAWLDKYPDSLAAFLLESFFDHNPCVCYRRVKQSISGTLIFQFVTRLKSLKKPLREVNRNRFSDVEIEITFLDYYKSLLGTSKQTLPVHLPTVRTRKLVTDIYKTILLSTVTHAEIKQVVFSIPSTKSSGPDGFSSQFYKDAWDIIGGDVIKAVQDLFCTGKILKQVNTTKLTLIPKVQNPTSVSEFRPIACCNIIYKVIAKVLCNRLSEVYQIL, from the exons ATGACAGACTGGTGGCAATGTGGTGCCTGCTATGTTAGGGTAGCTCAATCTTCTTTACAATCTGTCATTACCTCTCCACCTTTTGGAGGGCCAGTATACCATAATTCGGCTCTAATTACACCAACTACTGTTATCACGCAAGTTATTAGACAAGAACATCAAACTGGAAATGGATTAGTATCACCTACAAAATCTTTTGTAGAGGCTGTTTCCAATTCACCTGGAAAGAGTAATACTAATGATTCTGATAAGAATGTGATAGGGAGACAGGAGGATCCACCAGGAACT GGAGTGAATAATAACTATTATCATCATGGTGGAAGAGTATGGATCATTTGGTTACCTCAGGTTTTTCATGTGAAAATTACTCATACTTCTGATCAGCTTATCACTGCTCATATTGATGAAATTACATCTGGTGACTCCTTTTTGTTCACTGTGGTTTATGGTCATAATGATGATGCTGATAGGAAAAGTCTTTGGGATCAGTTGAAGGCTATTCATGATACCTATAATGGCCCATGGGGAGTTTGTGGGGATTTTAATAGTGTGTTACATTTCAATCAAAGAATTGGACGTGAGGTTCAATGGGCTGAGATTGAGGATTTTAGAGATTGTAATCTAGAGGACTTAAGGGGGCAGGGGGCCTTTTTCACATGGAACAACAAACAAGATCCTTCTTCTAGACACTTTTTTCGACTAGATAGATTCCTGGTGAACCCTGCTTGGCTGGATAAATATCCTGATTCTCTGGCTGCTTTTCTTCTAGAGAGCTTCTTTGATCACAACCCATGTGTTTGCTATAGGAGGGTG AAGCAATCTATTTCTGGTACTCTCATATTTCAATTTGTAACAAGGCTCAAAAGCTTGAAAAAGCCTCTGAGAGAAGTGAATAGGAATAGATTTTCTGATGTTGAGATTGAAATAACATTCTTAGATTACTACAAATCTCTTCTTGGCACTAGCAAGCAGACTTTACCTGTCCACCTGCCTACTGTTAGGACAAGAAAGCTTGTTACTGACATTTATAAGACTATTCTGTTATCTACTGTGACTCATGCTGAGATTAAACAAGTTGTTTTCTCTATTCCTTCCACTAAGTCCTCCGGACCAGATGGATTCTCAAGCCAATTTTATAAGGATGCTTGGGATATCATTGGGGGAGATGTGATTAAGGCTGTTCAGGACTTATTTTGTACTGGAAAGATTTTGAAGCAGGTAAACACCACTAAACTGACTCTCATACCTAAGGTTCAAAATCCTACTAGTGTATCAGAATTCCGTCCTATTGCTTGCTGCAATATCATCTACAAGGTTATTGCTAAAGTACTTTGTAACAGATTAAGTGAGGTTTACCAGATATTGTGA
- the LOC141613545 gene encoding uncharacterized protein LOC141613545, whose protein sequence is MECKNLVLQQGFPIFHNKPLVVKPWTPESNLTKERVKSVPIWIRICGLGLKFWGKSCLEKLAGLVGKFIKTDGATEEKTRLGYARLMVEVEVGQVLPDKLYFKDEKGVENIVLLEYEWKPIICSLCKGIGHGQEIYRKKQPTAPVVKPTTWVWKPVQRR, encoded by the coding sequence ATGGAATGTAAGAATCTTGTGCTTCAACAGGGATTCCCTATCTTTCATAATAAGCCACTTGTAGTTAAGCCTTGGACTCCAGAGAGTAACCTCACCAAAGAGAGAGTTAAATCTGTGCCTATCTGGATTAGAATATGTGGTTTAGGGCTTAAATTTTGGGGAAAATCATGTTTGGAGAAATTAGCAGGTCTTGTTGGCAAATTTATTAAAACTGATGGTGCTACTGAAGAGAAAACGAGACTTGGTTATGCAAGATTAATGGTGGAAGTTGAAGTGGGGCAAGTTTTACCTGATAAGTTGTATTTCAAGGATGAAAAAGGAGTAGAAAACATTGTATTGCTTGAGTATGAGTGGAAAccaattatttgttctttatgtAAAGGAATTGGGCATGGGCAGGAGATATACAGGAAAAAGCAGCCTACTGCACCTGTGGTGAAACCTACTACCTGGGTGTGGAAGCCTGTGCAGAGAAGATGA